A single window of Triplophysa rosa linkage group LG2, Trosa_1v2, whole genome shotgun sequence DNA harbors:
- the tmprss4b gene encoding transmembrane protease serine 4b, with translation MALKLRRRRELSTLQTEESRARCRLTVITVCCVTVILTTLIVGLYFTVKIVNAKFFYCSGSLRFISIEKACDGKADCAGGEDELNCVSKLRTNGTFPVKLVGDRLVLQVFINEGGWRTVCADNWRTKHTRLTCQQLGFTLSPRSARVPVKALSIPSLLNAYATVGTDSINTDIQSFLTASDKCVSGSVVSLSCSDCGEVVAEDRIVGGVDTEIDQWPWQVSLQWNHKHMCGGALLSTIWIVSAAHCFTGRTRELSRWTVVMGQTELENAKGVTVEHIVVHKDYSRLTNDFDIAMLKLTWAVTLKESIWPVCLPPHQLSVKDMLVVTGWGLLKEKGQVPSVLQKASVPLIDKSECSQPSVYDSAITPRMLCAGFLEGTIDSCQGDSGGPLVYLSSRWQLLGIVSWGVGCAREGKPGVYTDVSQLLDWIYTVMERHL, from the exons ATGGCCCTGAAGCTGAGACGAAGGCGGGAGCTGAGCACACTGCAGACGGAGGAGAGCAGAGCTCGCTGCAGACTCACTGTTATCACTGTGTGCTGTGTAACAGTCATTCTGACAACCTTGATAGTGGGCTTGTACTTTA CGGTTAAGATTGTGAATGCCAAGTTTTTCTACTGCTCTGGATCTTTGAGGTTTATTTCAATAGAGAAGGCATGTGATGGAAAAGCTGACTGTGCTGGTGGTGAGGACGAGCTCAACTGTGTATCCAAACTGCGAACAAATGGCACGTTTCCAG TGAAGTTGGTAGGGGACAGGTTGGTCCTGCAGGTGTTCATTAATGAGGGAGGATGGAGAACAGTGTGTGCTGACAATTGGAGGACAAAGCATACGCGGTTAACCTGTCAACAACTGGGCTTTACTCT GAGTCCACGAAGTGCTCGGGTCCCGGTGAAGGCTTTATCAATTCCAAGCCTTCTGAACGCATATGCTACAGTTGGCACGGATTCAATAAACACTGACATCCAGAGTTTTCTTACTGCTAG TGATAAATGTGTCTCTGGGTCAGTGGTGTCTTTGTCGTGTTCAG ACTGTGGGGAGGTAGTGGCAGAGGACCGCATTGTTGGTGGGGTGGACACAGAAATAGACCAATGGCCGTGGCAGGTCAGTCTTCAGTGGAACCATAAGCATATGTGTGGAGGAGCGTTGCTGTCCACAATCTGGATTGTATCAGCAGCTCATTGTTTCACAGG GCGGACAAGAGAGTTGAGTCGATGGACGGTGGTAATGGGTCAGACCGAATTGGAGAATGCCAAGGGCGTCACTGTAGAACACATTGTTGTCCACAAGGACTATAGCCGCCTAACCAATGACTTTGACATCGCCATGCTAAAACTCACCTGGGCTGTCACGCTCAAGG AATCAATTTGGCCAGTTTGTTTACCTCCACACCAGCTGTCTGTGAAGGATATGCTTGTGGTGACTGGGTGGGGCTTGCTAAAGGAGAAGG GTCAGGTGCCCTCAGTACTACAGAAAGCTTCAGTGCCACTGATTGACAAATCAGAATGTTCCCAGCCCTCGGTTTATGATTCTGCCATTACTCCCAGAATGCTTTGTGCTGGATTTCTCGAAGGGACTATAGATTCATGTCAG GGAGATAGTGGGGGTCCACTTGTGTACCTTTCATCCCGTTGGCAATTATTGGGCATAGTGAGTTGGGGAGTGGGTTGTGCGCGTGAGGGAAAACCTGGAGTTTACACTGATGTTAGTCAACTTTTGGACTGGATCTACACTGTAATGGAG AGACATCTGTGA
- the scn4bb gene encoding sodium channel, voltage-gated, type IV, beta b, which translates to MDTKSRGHLRGREDSSERTVCCLLLTLIIGVCCVRALEMSTGKIPFLEAVNGSTVLLPCTYASCIGIKDLYFKWEFNDNGTMEMLADAVIPMDHVDPSKLTVYHERVNYVGSSKENNISILLWNVTFEDAGVYTCFGKNPKEKNKNHSAIFTLYVVEELKEVDNTLTKIIASCVGGFIAALMAFMLIKNLTLFVLAKIEEKNKECLVTSSGIDNTENGLSGSKTTPKKA; encoded by the exons ATGGATACAAAGAGCAGAGGACATCTAAGAGGAAGAGAAGATTCCTCAGAAAGAACTGTGTGCTGTCTTCTGCTCACACTTATCATTG gtgtgtgttgtgttcgtGCTCTGGAGATGTCTACTGGTAAGATTCCCTTTTTGGAAGCTGTGAATGGCAGTACAGTTCTCCTGCCCTGCACCTATGCCAGCTGTATTGGGATTAAGGATCTGTACTTCAAATGGGAGTTCAATGACAATGGCACTATGGAGATG TTGGCTGATGCTGTTATTCCAATGGATCACGTCGATCCATCTAAACTGACTGTTTACCACGAGAGGGTGAATTATGTTGGCTCCAGTAAAGAAAATAACATCTCCATCCTGCTGTGGAATGTAACATTCGAGGATGCAGGTGTCTACACCTGCTTTGGCAAAAACCCAAAAGAGAAGAACAAGAATCACAGTGCCATATTCACTCTATACGTGGTAGAGGAAT tAAAAGAGGTTGATAACACACTTACCAAAATCATTGCTTCCTGTGTTGGCGGATTCATCGCTGCGTTAATGGCCTTCATGCTGATAAAGAACTTGACTCTGTTCGTACTTGCAAAGATTGAGGAAAAAAA TAAGGAGTGCCTTGTCACCTCCTCAGGGATCGATAACACAGAGAACGGCCTGTCTGGCTCCAAAACCACACCAAAGAAAGCATGA